Proteins found in one Seonamhaeicola sp. S2-3 genomic segment:
- a CDS encoding PQQ-dependent sugar dehydrogenase produces the protein MKTKLLVITILIYLPIIAQTPVTDGANWSVINLTADNELDYPNTIIYGPDDYLWITERKGKKVVKINPAGSIPVSKIEMLDLTSIVHQDAGQDGLMGIAIHPDLYSNLNTSNNFVFIAYTYDDDPGSGVTRKLRIERYTYNSGTGVLNGGSATTIIDGLDASNDHNSGKLQIGPDLKLYYTIGDQGANQFGNACNEIQAQDLPTSTTDYDAYKGKILRLNLDGSIPSDNPTIAGVKSHVYSYGHRNPQGIVFGSNGILYSSEHGPKVDDEINIIEAGKNYGWPEIAGYYDNLGYSYCNWSSTPGGCTTSGFSDHNCPSGVTPITEFTSGMPTGFKEPIGTYNSTTATEPSGDWLTWPTVGPSSIHIYETGLIPNWGTSLLIPTLKRGTIYRVKLNTAGDGLESQTYEEFHSSNDRYRDVALDPDGITLYAITDNSGGTSGPSGTSNVSIENPGVVMKLQYIGPTLNTNNLSRTNEFTLAPNPTKNSTKISFNLNTKAFLDLIVSDIHGRTIKHIKEINNNYNLQTSNLSNGMYFVRLINKNKEIATKKLIIQ, from the coding sequence ATGAAAACGAAACTACTTGTTATCACTATACTAATATATTTACCAATTATAGCCCAAACACCAGTAACAGATGGCGCTAATTGGTCTGTTATTAACTTAACCGCCGATAATGAACTTGATTACCCTAACACAATCATTTACGGACCAGACGATTATTTATGGATAACAGAGCGGAAAGGAAAAAAAGTTGTAAAAATAAATCCTGCAGGAAGTATTCCTGTTAGTAAAATAGAAATGTTAGATTTAACAAGTATAGTTCACCAAGACGCTGGACAAGATGGGCTTATGGGAATAGCAATTCACCCAGACCTTTATTCTAACTTAAATACTTCTAATAATTTTGTATTTATAGCTTATACTTATGATGATGACCCAGGTAGCGGTGTAACAAGAAAACTCAGAATAGAACGCTATACCTATAATTCTGGAACAGGTGTTTTAAACGGCGGAAGCGCCACTACAATTATAGATGGGTTAGACGCTAGTAATGATCATAATTCAGGAAAACTTCAAATTGGACCAGACTTAAAACTATATTACACCATAGGAGACCAAGGAGCCAACCAATTTGGAAATGCATGTAACGAAATACAAGCTCAAGACTTACCAACATCTACAACAGATTACGATGCTTACAAAGGAAAAATTTTAAGATTAAATTTAGACGGTTCAATACCTTCAGATAATCCAACCATAGCAGGTGTTAAAAGTCATGTATATAGCTATGGGCATAGAAATCCTCAAGGTATTGTCTTTGGTTCTAACGGAATATTATACTCCTCTGAGCATGGACCGAAAGTTGATGACGAAATCAATATTATTGAAGCTGGAAAAAACTATGGTTGGCCAGAAATTGCTGGTTATTATGATAACTTAGGCTATAGTTATTGTAATTGGTCTAGCACCCCTGGAGGTTGTACAACTAGTGGTTTTAGTGATCATAATTGCCCTTCGGGTGTCACCCCTATAACAGAATTCACATCTGGAATGCCTACAGGTTTTAAAGAACCCATTGGAACATATAACAGTACTACAGCCACAGAACCTAGTGGAGACTGGCTAACATGGCCAACCGTTGGCCCTTCTAGCATACATATTTATGAAACTGGCTTAATTCCTAACTGGGGGACATCACTTCTAATACCAACTTTAAAACGTGGCACTATATACAGAGTTAAATTAAACACTGCTGGTGATGGTTTAGAATCTCAAACCTATGAAGAATTTCATTCTTCTAATGATAGATATAGAGATGTTGCTTTAGATCCTGATGGTATAACCTTATACGCTATAACAGATAACAGCGGCGGAACATCTGGTCCATCTGGAACATCAAACGTAAGTATTGAAAATCCGGGAGTTGTAATGAAACTACAATATATTGGACCTACTTTAAATACTAATAATTTAAGTAGAACTAATGAATTTACACTAGCGCCAAACCCAACTAAAAACAGCACTAAAATTAGCTTTAACCTAAACACAAAAGCATTTTTAGACTTAATAGTATCTGACATACACGGAAGAACCATTAAACATATAAAAGAAATTAACAACAATTATAATTTACAAACCTCTAACCTATCAAACGGCATGTATTTTGTTAGGTTAATAAATAAAAATAAAGAAATAGCAACTAAAAAATTAATAATTCAATAA
- a CDS encoding LamG-like jellyroll fold domain-containing protein, with protein sequence MKKNTLTCVILFLVTHLSVAHTDIGSSTMLELNNILFKSDCYTLRLLEKHNNPHKESNYIFNIHKGRNSALSNKNRFKKGSVNGNITGVVSHPTTKNNSKNTDTKNVIESYLAIKNGITLEPDSNGTTKDYINSDDIVIWDQSANVGYNHDIAGIGKDDAYELNQKQSSSANDAIDDRGLIEGLLTIGLNEIYDTNNNNISSNSTTLDDKTFLMWGNNGANLNLAASTINVDLSSGISDLSTPVSFIGMQRIWKLVETGGNIPSCKIRIPQNAIRNISSSGNYYMFVSNTGDFDSTSDYRLLTPDGNGNLETDYDFNGTKYITFGYAPRVVVERSIHFDGEQAYIDMANKLDLNSTNFTISAWIKRDTGTVNASIVSKRDAAFTEGYDFKINSLGKLAFSLNGGAATLSSSVIIPENKWHHVAVIYNNQHATLYIDGVADTSASSLPLPTASSQKFLIAAADGNDTNTTNYFAGNIDEVRIWKTALSVNQLRYIMNQEIINDCNLALEYGNVIPSSITKNDISTIPWTDLAAYYPMSAYTYTNIADMSGNNIEGTLKNLNTVDFQTAPLPYKTQNSGSWDAEATWLNNAIIDLPNSLSIIDSTTPIDWNIVEIGHNTYLGATSTAKRTRDCKVQALIVNPDANLQVNGDISTNEGIRLTITHYLKLDGSIDLEGDSQLVQDLNSELDVTSKGYLERDQHGTSDTYTYNYWSSPVGPINNSYNNNNYMVANIFSNINFLTSGYNGTTTPLAVADYWIWKFSNLPNKDYASWQHVRSTGSLKVGEGFTMKGPGTGSISTPQNYVFKGKPNNGTINIPIIDGNDYLVGNPYPSTLDAKQFILDNSASIAGAGTTTGTLYFRKHWSGGSHKLGDYEGGYATYSLAGGTPAASVDIFDPNIVSDSYHNAIPGRYIPVGQGFFITAKSTGNLEFNNGQRVFELEDETSSAFTKSNNSKSKSNETNDLRPKLRIGLNSVNTVHRQLLVTVDNHTSTGYDWGYDAPHNDNQIDDMYWVIDNEKYTIQGINHIDKLTQLPLGIHTQNDGYNDISIETLENITDATEIYLHDKNLNIYHNLKESHYHVYLNAGEYLNRFEITFSNSQSLNVSELNKNNVDVSYSNESDNIIIHNPNLKHINSVELYNILGQAVKRFNTNSNDNYIEHNIKSVKTAGIYIIKTYFNNDTISKKIIIK encoded by the coding sequence ATGAAAAAAAATACCCTCACTTGTGTAATCTTGTTTTTGGTTACACATTTATCAGTCGCCCATACAGATATAGGTAGTAGCACAATGCTGGAATTAAATAATATTCTATTTAAATCAGATTGCTATACATTACGTTTGTTAGAAAAACACAACAATCCCCATAAAGAAAGTAATTACATCTTTAATATTCATAAAGGAAGAAACTCAGCTCTTTCAAATAAAAATAGGTTTAAGAAAGGTAGTGTAAACGGTAACATTACAGGCGTAGTTTCACACCCAACAACAAAAAACAATTCTAAGAATACAGATACAAAAAACGTAATTGAATCTTACCTAGCCATAAAAAATGGCATTACCTTAGAGCCAGACTCTAACGGCACAACAAAAGACTATATAAATTCTGACGACATCGTGATTTGGGATCAATCGGCTAATGTTGGTTATAACCATGATATTGCTGGTATTGGTAAAGACGATGCTTATGAATTAAACCAAAAACAATCAAGCAGTGCTAATGATGCTATTGATGACCGTGGTTTAATTGAGGGGTTACTAACTATTGGTTTAAATGAAATTTACGATACTAATAACAACAATATATCATCTAACTCAACAACATTAGATGATAAAACATTTTTAATGTGGGGTAATAATGGCGCCAACTTAAACCTTGCCGCATCTACCATAAATGTTGACCTAAGTTCTGGTATTTCTGATTTATCAACCCCAGTGAGTTTTATTGGCATGCAACGCATTTGGAAATTAGTAGAAACTGGTGGTAACATTCCTTCTTGTAAAATAAGAATACCTCAAAACGCCATACGAAACATTTCATCTTCTGGGAATTATTACATGTTTGTATCTAATACTGGAGATTTTGATTCTACATCAGACTATAGATTGTTAACTCCTGACGGTAATGGAAATCTAGAAACAGATTACGATTTTAACGGCACTAAATACATAACGTTTGGTTATGCGCCTCGAGTAGTTGTAGAACGCTCAATTCATTTTGATGGTGAACAAGCCTATATAGATATGGCAAACAAGCTAGATTTAAATAGCACAAACTTTACTATTTCTGCTTGGATAAAAAGAGATACAGGAACAGTAAATGCTTCTATAGTTTCAAAAAGAGATGCCGCATTTACAGAAGGTTATGACTTTAAAATTAATAGTTTAGGTAAATTAGCTTTTTCTTTAAATGGAGGCGCTGCTACCCTAAGTTCATCAGTTATTATTCCAGAAAATAAATGGCATCATGTGGCTGTTATTTATAATAACCAACATGCTACTCTGTATATTGATGGTGTTGCTGATACTTCTGCTTCATCTTTGCCATTACCAACAGCAAGTTCTCAAAAATTCTTAATAGCAGCTGCAGATGGTAACGATACAAATACTACTAATTATTTTGCTGGAAATATTGATGAAGTTAGAATATGGAAAACAGCATTATCTGTTAACCAATTAAGATACATCATGAATCAAGAAATAATAAATGATTGTAATTTAGCTCTTGAATACGGAAATGTTATACCATCTTCTATAACTAAAAACGACATTAGTACTATTCCATGGACAGATTTAGCTGCCTATTACCCTATGTCTGCATATACTTATACCAATATAGCTGATATGTCTGGAAACAATATAGAAGGCACTCTAAAAAATTTAAATACAGTAGATTTTCAAACAGCTCCTTTACCATATAAAACTCAAAATTCGGGTTCTTGGGATGCTGAAGCCACTTGGTTGAATAATGCTATTATAGACCTTCCTAACTCATTATCAATTATAGACAGCACTACTCCCATAGATTGGAATATAGTTGAAATTGGCCATAACACCTACTTAGGAGCTACTTCTACTGCCAAAAGAACTAGAGATTGCAAAGTACAAGCTTTAATTGTTAACCCTGATGCAAATTTACAAGTAAATGGAGATATTTCTACTAACGAAGGTATAAGACTAACTATCACACACTATTTAAAACTTGATGGCTCAATAGATTTAGAAGGCGATTCTCAACTTGTACAAGACTTAAATAGCGAGTTAGATGTTACTAGTAAAGGTTATTTAGAACGCGACCAACATGGAACATCAGATACTTATACCTATAATTATTGGTCTTCTCCAGTAGGACCTATAAATAATAGTTATAACAATAATAATTATATGGTTGCTAATATTTTCTCTAATATTAACTTCTTAACTTCTGGATACAACGGAACAACAACACCACTAGCAGTTGCAGATTACTGGATATGGAAATTTAGTAACTTACCAAATAAAGATTATGCCTCATGGCAACATGTAAGAAGTACTGGTTCTCTAAAGGTTGGTGAAGGGTTTACAATGAAAGGCCCTGGAACAGGCTCTATCTCTACCCCTCAAAATTATGTATTTAAGGGAAAACCTAATAATGGTACCATTAACATCCCTATTATTGATGGCAATGACTATCTTGTTGGCAACCCATACCCATCTACTCTTGATGCAAAACAATTTATTTTAGATAATAGTGCTTCTATTGCTGGTGCTGGCACTACTACAGGTACTCTTTACTTTAGGAAACATTGGAGCGGTGGTTCTCATAAATTAGGTGACTACGAAGGTGGTTACGCTACTTATTCACTTGCTGGTGGCACTCCTGCTGCTTCCGTTGATATATTTGACCCAAATATTGTTTCTGATAGCTATCATAACGCTATACCTGGAAGATATATACCTGTGGGTCAAGGCTTCTTTATTACCGCTAAAAGCACAGGTAACTTAGAATTTAATAATGGGCAAAGAGTTTTTGAATTAGAAGATGAAACAAGTTCAGCTTTTACTAAATCTAACAATTCAAAAAGTAAATCAAATGAAACTAACGATTTAAGACCCAAATTAAGAATAGGCTTAAACTCTGTAAATACTGTACACAGACAATTATTAGTTACTGTTGATAACCATACAAGTACTGGTTATGATTGGGGTTATGATGCTCCTCATAATGATAATCAAATAGATGATATGTATTGGGTGATTGATAATGAAAAGTACACTATTCAAGGTATTAACCATATTGACAAACTAACCCAATTACCATTAGGAATTCATACTCAAAACGATGGTTACAATGATATAAGTATAGAAACGTTAGAGAACATTACAGATGCTACAGAAATATATTTACACGATAAAAATCTAAACATCTATCATAATTTAAAGGAAAGTCATTATCATGTTTATTTAAATGCTGGCGAATACCTAAACCGCTTTGAAATAACTTTTAGTAACTCACAATCTCTAAATGTTAGTGAGTTAAACAAAAATAATGTTGATGTATCCTATTCTAACGAAAGCGACAATATCATTATCCACAATCCTAATCTTAAACATATTAATTCTGTTGAATTGTATAATATTTTAGGACAGGCAGTAAAAAGATTTAATACAAATTCAAATGACAATTATATAGAACATAACATTAAATCTGTTAAAACAGCAGGCATCTATATAATTAAAACATATTTTAACAACGATACAATAAGTAAAAAAATTATTATAAAGTAG
- a CDS encoding DUF134 domain-containing protein — MKGYKPFGIPMSEIEKINLTFEEYESIRLVLYNNLQQEQAAEQMNISRPTLTRIYNKALKSIAKAFIEGKAIEFEGGNYKLDKIWYRCRQCFNLFENPINKEFCGSCKDYREDGLDNLNNKTVANLYSNTERKQGKCRKDTIALNENYCCDHKKLHKCNCSESKQDNDN, encoded by the coding sequence ATGAAAGGTTATAAGCCTTTTGGAATACCAATGTCTGAAATTGAAAAAATTAATTTAACTTTTGAAGAATATGAAAGTATTCGGTTAGTGCTTTACAATAATCTTCAGCAAGAACAAGCTGCTGAACAAATGAATATATCAAGACCTACCTTAACACGCATTTACAATAAAGCCCTAAAAAGCATAGCCAAAGCATTTATAGAAGGAAAAGCCATAGAATTTGAAGGTGGTAATTATAAATTAGATAAAATATGGTATCGGTGCAGGCAATGTTTTAATTTATTTGAAAACCCTATAAACAAAGAGTTTTGCGGATCTTGTAAAGATTACAGAGAAGATGGCTTAGATAATTTAAACAACAAAACAGTAGCAAATTTATATTCAAATACAGAAAGAAAACAAGGAAAATGTAGAAAAGACACAATAGCATTAAATGAAAATTACTGCTGTGACCATAAAAAATTGCATAAGTGTAATTGCTCTGAGTCTAAACAAGACAATGATAATTAA
- a CDS encoding thioesterase family protein, producing MITDTYKIRPRYGEVDQMGYVYHANYVTYCHQARTELMRKLGVNDYELETKNIMLPVISFEIFYKKPAYYDELISIKTTIKELPKVRFNFEFEIKNEQNIVLSTAKSTVVFVNSKTRLPINIPDFVENKLKNYFKSPCERKLKVKLLR from the coding sequence ATGATAACCGATACTTATAAAATAAGACCCAGATACGGAGAAGTAGATCAAATGGGTTATGTATATCATGCCAATTATGTTACGTATTGCCACCAAGCACGTACAGAATTAATGAGAAAGTTAGGTGTAAATGATTATGAGTTAGAGACTAAAAATATTATGCTACCCGTAATTTCTTTTGAGATATTTTACAAAAAACCAGCATATTATGATGAACTTATTAGTATAAAAACCACCATAAAAGAGTTACCTAAAGTTCGTTTTAATTTTGAGTTTGAAATTAAAAACGAACAAAACATAGTATTATCAACAGCTAAATCAACGGTAGTGTTTGTTAACAGTAAAACGCGTTTACCTATTAACATTCCAGATTTTGTTGAAAACAAACTTAAAAACTATTTTAAAAGCCCTTGCGAGAGAAAGTTAAAAGTAAAACTTTTGCGCTAA
- a CDS encoding tetratricopeptide repeat-containing sensor histidine kinase codes for MKQLSISCLFFCVLNLGVYAKNKEVKQQVDSVSYYSNLANNPKNNESLVRSYVFFKKEFIKNIGLKDTISAINNLRQLAIIQFSLGDYYGSETNNVHALEFLEKINDKNFSSESKVGIYNQLGRVYYNLLEYDEAIKYYKKALKYTKNQNYINIIKNNIGLIYIDKLEYQKAEAAFLNIYQNSLPLNDKYQTARALNNLGFTQLKLKKPEALNNLKKALELRLEIKDAIGLYSSYKNLSIFYNENGAIKKARLYAKKAYEIAKTLNSPSFLENALASLISLSPDPMVLEYQKLKDSLDKAKQIAENKYALIKFNYSKQEKIANENKLKQEQERADKIMYQALGGLIFISSMFTFLIIQARHKKDKIKIAYNTEARISKKVHDELANDIYQVMTKLQSNSNIREDMLDDLELIYSKTRDISKANSPINVNYNFDDLLKDLFASYNTQSVNVITKGLSTIDWSTLDDIKKITLYRVLQELLVNMKKHSFCTSAVISFKKINKKISISYADNGKGCVIKKGSGLRNMENRINSINGTIIFESETNKGFKSKITI; via the coding sequence ATGAAACAATTATCAATATCATGCCTCTTTTTTTGTGTTTTAAATTTAGGTGTTTACGCCAAAAATAAAGAGGTTAAACAACAAGTTGATAGTGTAAGTTACTATTCAAATTTAGCTAATAACCCTAAAAACAATGAAAGTTTAGTAAGGTCTTACGTCTTTTTTAAAAAGGAGTTCATAAAAAATATAGGCTTAAAAGATACCATATCAGCAATAAATAATCTTAGGCAATTAGCTATCATTCAATTTAGTTTGGGCGATTATTACGGTAGCGAAACCAATAACGTACATGCACTAGAATTCTTAGAAAAAATTAATGATAAAAACTTTTCATCCGAAAGTAAAGTAGGTATATACAATCAATTAGGTAGGGTTTACTATAATTTGTTAGAATATGATGAAGCCATAAAATATTATAAAAAGGCATTAAAGTACACCAAAAATCAAAACTATATTAATATTATAAAAAACAATATAGGACTCATTTATATAGATAAGTTAGAGTATCAAAAAGCAGAAGCAGCGTTTTTAAATATTTACCAAAATAGCCTACCACTTAACGATAAATACCAAACAGCAAGAGCATTAAACAATTTAGGCTTTACACAATTAAAACTTAAAAAACCAGAGGCCTTAAACAACTTAAAAAAAGCATTAGAATTAAGATTAGAAATTAAAGATGCCATAGGGCTTTATTCAAGCTATAAAAACCTTTCAATATTTTATAATGAAAATGGAGCTATTAAAAAAGCTAGATTGTACGCCAAAAAGGCTTATGAAATAGCTAAAACCTTAAATAGTCCTTCGTTTTTAGAGAATGCGCTTGCCTCTTTAATTTCCTTAAGCCCAGACCCAATGGTTTTAGAGTATCAAAAACTAAAAGATAGTTTAGATAAAGCAAAACAAATTGCAGAAAACAAATACGCTCTAATAAAATTTAATTATAGTAAGCAAGAGAAAATTGCTAATGAAAACAAACTAAAACAAGAGCAAGAACGTGCAGATAAAATAATGTACCAAGCATTAGGAGGCTTGATTTTTATATCGTCAATGTTTACTTTTTTAATTATACAAGCAAGACATAAAAAAGACAAAATTAAAATAGCCTATAATACAGAGGCTCGCATATCTAAAAAAGTACATGATGAGTTAGCTAATGATATTTATCAGGTAATGACCAAACTTCAAAGCAACTCTAACATAAGGGAAGATATGCTAGATGATTTAGAGCTTATCTATTCTAAAACCAGAGATATTTCAAAAGCCAATAGCCCTATTAATGTCAATTATAATTTTGATGATCTACTTAAAGACCTATTTGCAAGTTACAATACCCAATCTGTAAACGTTATCACAAAAGGTCTAAGTACCATTGATTGGAGCACTTTAGACGATATTAAAAAAATTACCCTTTATAGGGTTTTACAAGAGCTTTTGGTAAATATGAAAAAACATAGCTTTTGCACAAGTGCTGTTATATCTTTTAAGAAAATCAACAAAAAAATCAGTATTTCATATGCCGATAACGGAAAAGGATGTGTTATTAAAAAAGGATCTGGATTGCGCAATATGGAAAACCGTATAAATTCAATTAACGGAACCATTATTTTTGAATCAGAAACCAATAAAGGCTTTAAGTCAAAAATAACCATTTAG
- a CDS encoding response regulator, with the protein MFKKVLVVDDHDVVNEGVLKVLKSNNINNVVKAQYCDEAFLKIKKASLNNQPFDLLISDLSFKEDYKENKLKSGEDLVAAIKPEYPALKVIIYSMEERLQKVRTLINTYGVNAYVCKGRKGTFELSIALAQVAKNKLYLSPQVQNALNKKNDLEIDDYDIELIKNLSLGLSQAEISTLFKTQNIAPSSLSSIEKRINKLKDIFKANNTIHLVSIVKDLGLL; encoded by the coding sequence ATGTTTAAAAAAGTATTAGTGGTTGATGACCACGACGTTGTGAACGAAGGCGTGTTAAAGGTGCTTAAATCTAACAACATAAATAACGTTGTAAAAGCACAATACTGTGATGAAGCTTTTTTAAAAATAAAAAAGGCATCATTAAATAACCAACCGTTTGATTTGTTGATTTCCGATTTGTCTTTTAAAGAAGACTACAAAGAAAATAAATTAAAAAGCGGCGAAGACTTGGTTGCTGCTATTAAACCAGAATATCCTGCCCTTAAAGTAATCATATATTCTATGGAAGAACGCTTGCAAAAAGTACGTACTTTAATTAATACATACGGTGTAAACGCTTATGTGTGTAAAGGCAGAAAAGGTACTTTTGAACTTTCTATAGCCCTTGCTCAGGTAGCTAAAAATAAATTATACCTCTCTCCACAAGTTCAAAATGCATTAAACAAAAAAAACGATTTAGAAATTGATGACTATGATATAGAATTAATTAAAAACCTCTCCTTAGGCCTCTCTCAAGCCGAAATTAGTACCCTATTTAAAACTCAAAATATAGCACCATCTAGTTTAAGTTCTATAGAAAAACGCATTAATAAACTAAAAGATATTTTTAAGGCCAATAACACCATACATTTGGTAAGTATTGTAAAAGATTTAGGACTTCTCTAA
- a CDS encoding type I restriction-modification system subunit M N-terminal domain-containing protein, with product MSENQLQLHQTLWNIANDLRGTMDDNDFRDNILGFIFYKHLI from the coding sequence ATGTCCGAAAACCAACTACAACTACATCAAACACTCTGGAACATTGCCAATGACCTACGTGGTACTATGGATGACAATGATTTTAGAGACAATATACTAGGCTTTATTTTTTACAAACATCTAATTTAA